One genomic segment of Desulfurobacteriaceae bacterium includes these proteins:
- a CDS encoding GTP-binding protein, with product MAKQKFERKKPHKNVGTIGHVDHGKTTLTAAITHCLSLRGLAQEVAYDQIDKAPEERERGITIATAHVEYESDKYHYAHVDCPGHADYIKNMITGAAQMDGAILVVSAADGPMPQTREHVLLARQVNVP from the coding sequence ATGGCGAAGCAAAAATTTGAGAGGAAGAAGCCCCACAAGAACGTGGGAACAATTGGACACGTTGACCACGGAAAAACAACCCTCACAGCAGCAATCACACACTGTCTTTCTTTAAGAGGACTTGCACAAGAAGTAGCATACGACCAAATCGATAAAGCTCCAGAAGAAAGAGAAAGAGGTATCACTATCGCTACTGCTCACGTTGAATACGAATCCGACAAGTACCACTACGCTCACGTTGACTGCCCAGGACACGCCGACTACATCAAGAACATGATCACCGGTGCCGCTCAAATGGACGGTGCTATCCTCGTAGTATCCGCTGCTGACGGTCCAATGCCTCAAACAAGAGAACACGTTCTCCTTGCAAGACAAGTTAACGTTCC
- a CDS encoding EF-Tu/IF-2/RF-3 family GTPase produces VVFLNKCDMVDDEELLELVELEVRELLNEYGFPGDEVPVIRGSALKALECTSADCPDCQPIYELVNALDEYVPEPVREVDKPFLMPIEDVFSISGRGTVVTGRVERGKLTVGEEVEIVGLREEPIKTVATGIEMFRKVLDEALPGDNVGILLRGVGKDEVERGMVVAKPGTIKPHKKFKAEVYILSKEEGGRHTPFFNGYQPQFYFRTTDVTGKV; encoded by the coding sequence CGTTGTATTCCTCAACAAGTGTGACATGGTAGACGACGAAGAACTCCTTGAACTCGTTGAACTTGAAGTAAGAGAACTCCTCAACGAATATGGATTCCCAGGAGACGAAGTTCCTGTAATCAGAGGATCTGCTCTTAAAGCACTTGAGTGTACATCTGCAGACTGTCCAGACTGTCAACCAATCTACGAACTTGTAAACGCTCTTGACGAATACGTTCCAGAACCAGTAAGAGAAGTAGACAAACCATTCCTAATGCCAATCGAAGACGTATTCTCCATCTCTGGTCGTGGAACAGTTGTTACAGGAAGAGTAGAAAGAGGAAAACTCACTGTTGGTGAAGAAGTAGAAATCGTTGGACTAAGAGAAGAACCTATCAAGACAGTAGCTACTGGAATTGAAATGTTTAGAAAGGTACTTGACGAAGCACTTCCTGGAGACAACGTAGGTATCCTCCTAAGAGGTGTAGGAAAGGACGAAGTAGAAAGAGGAATGGTAGTAGCTAAGCCTGGAACAATCAAACCACACAAGAAGTTCAAGGCTGAAGTTTACATTCTCTCTAAGGAAGAAGGTGGAAGACATACACCATTCTTCAACGGATATCAGCCACAGTTCTACTTCAGAACAACAGACGTAACAGGAAAGGTTAA